In Lactuca sativa cultivar Salinas chromosome 5, Lsat_Salinas_v11, whole genome shotgun sequence, the DNA window TTTAAAAAGCGTTTTTAAAATAGCTTTTTGGATGGGAAAAAGTAAAGCTTTCAAAAAGCTGGAAAATCTTAGCTTTTTAGCTTTTTAACCATTTTACTCCTAAAAAACGCAGCTTTTCgcatccaaacactttttaaaaccaGCTTTTCCTAAAAGCTATAAGTTAATAAGCACTTTTCTTAAAAATTACTTTTGACATAAAAAAGCTAACCCAAACATACCCTAAAAAGTAATTCAATCAGGAAAAGTTCTCATGTAAGGTAGCCTCCGAGAGTGGGGATTTTAATTTCAGTATGATTTTTTATGTTAAAAATAATTATCTACTTTAATAGTAAAAGAGTACACTAAGACACGTGGCTTCTTTTTGCGCCCTTCTCTCAAAGTGGATTTCTTAAAATGCCCTTTGATGCATAAAATGTCTAAGAGCACCCGGTATGGGTCTCGTTGAGCCTCAACGAGGCTGAGGTGGACGCTTAAAACGGCGTTGCATCTCGTTGCACACCGCCCCTGCTTCTCGTTTTGGTGTTGTTCGTTGCTGGCATAACGTCCCATAACGCCagtttctttctttcttcctctttcttttctttgttttttttttcttcacctCAACGAGGTTAAGACCGGGAATACCATCCCCTCAAGAAGTCATAAAGAGTTGTAGGTGATGTGGCAGCGTTGTGGATGGAAATGGGTGTGACCCATACCCAATGCTCTAATCCCTGATGGAATTTGAATTCTTCTTTTTGATTAGTTTCTGCTTGATATAAGTGACTAAGAGAATATAATACATGTATTAGTAAAATGACGTATGcatcttttttttatataaacacATGTATGTATTAGAGGAAATATATcaatatttatcttttaattgtcTTTTTTTCAAATAAGAATTATCCCGTTTCCATTATTTTAATTTGTCTTTTGTGAAGGCCCATAAAGGAGGCCCATTTATGACGGGAACCTCGGCGAGCTGTCGAGTTTCAAACcctcgttctctctctctctcacacaaacGCAGCTATGAGCTTGTCACTTTTACAGGGCTATTCATCCCccgaggaggaagaagatgaacaaaGATATCTCAATTCCTCCGACGACGACGAAGAAGATGAACGCCGGAACCAGGATATTTCCGGTGACCGTACAAACAGCAACAATTTTAAAAAGGCCTTGTTCGATCCACCGAATCCCTCAGCCTCTTCTTCTCTTCCTTCGGCATTGGTTGCTTTTTCTGAAGTAATCCcacaaactctctctctctctctctctctctctattaatCGTTTATTTATTGAATCATGTTTCTCTCTCACATTACTGTATATAAGAATATTTTCATTTTGGAAGATTAATTAACTTAATTTGAAAGTTAATTTGGTTAGCAAGCGTACAAATTGATGAATGTTGGCGGAATTAAGGCCAAGCAGTTGGATTGATGTCAAAATATGTATGTGGTTATGTATTTATGTTCTATATCCTTGTCATGAAGTCCCTTTTAGGTAGCAAACAAATTGCATGAGTGATGGCTTGAACTTGAAAACGAACATGTCCAGGATCTTAAATCTGAATGTTGACTATTGGCATGGCTCGTGTAATTAACCTGTGTGGCTTTGAAATTGTTGGTGGTAGATTAGCAACAAATCTTTATTAATTTCTTCTTCTGTGCTTAGTAGTAGGTTTTATATGAGTAAGTTAAATTCAGCACTTCCATAATTGTATTGTTTTACTAGATCTATGTCACCTAAAAGCTTATTACATGTATTTTCCTGTAATTATTGGAGATTTCAGGACCTCCACAGTTTTTGAACAacacagttggtgactcagcAGAAAAAGATACTGATGTGCAGCTGTGGCGGCATGGTCGCCGGAGAAACCGCAGAGACAAAAATGATATGCCTGAAGGTTGTTCTGTTTTCTGATAATATCCTAACTACATGGTcactttaaaatttaaatttgtgGTCACTGTATCatattttatcaaaatcatacatattgaattaatgtttttttttaataggtGCTGTAATGCAGGCTAAAGCTCAATTAGTTGGAATCCATGAGAGAGTAAGCAGTGATGCTGGAAACAATACTCAATCCAAGGTTTCTTCAACAAAACGTGTGGCAACTGCCACTAATCCAACTGCACAAGATGCTGCCGACCTTTTAAGGTACTGTTTTTTTAACCCAAAATAGCAAACATACTTTACATATTTCACTAAAATATGGGCATTGCGTTTTGGACATAGGATGTGTGTGAAGTGTGGGATACCCAAGACATTTTCTAATGCACGGGGGATGGTATGCCCTGTGTGTGGTGATCGTCCTGTTGCAGACACAAACACGGATGAAACATCCAAGAAGAAAGGGTCTATGATTAAAGATAAGGAAAAGAATAAGCGTATGAAAGGCCAATCATCACATGCCACATGGAAAAGTGAAACGGAGATGCACCTTCGACAGCAGTTTGATTGATTAACAACACATTACTCTATAAAGGAACCATGTATTTTTTTTATCAGATTATAACTTGTTTAACCTTTTTATATAAGGAGTTTGTTGCATGTACTATTTTCAAGACATAAAATTACTATCAGATTATAAAGGAACCATGGTAATTttcaagtcatttttgtttttactATCAAGAGTTGTGGGTTAAAAATCAAGACATAAAATTACTATCAAGACACAAGAATATACACCAAGAAACAGTAAAAGCCCGAGTCGTTTATAACTTAATACATGACGATGGGCCACCTTTTGGATCATTTTATACATTATCATTATGTATTCCACAACAACTACATACACAACTCTCTCCTAATTTCACTTGTCGTCTGCTACACCTTCCTCACAAACAGCTTTCTTCTCCCCATTCATCGACCCATGCTTCTGTTCAACATGGACATGAAAAAAGTTTTAGAAATCTTTTTCTATTACAAACATTAATAATGTCAACCACAAAAACTTACCAGATTAGGTGATTCTGAAGGCCTATGAAATAATAAATGTGCTACAGACCGATCGATAGGATTTGTATCAGTTTCCATATCCATCAATCCACTGCCATAAATAAAGTAGATAACcccattttttaattttatttagagaataataaaattaaaacataaagagaaagaaaaaaaaaaaatcttacttATTACTATCATTAATATCTGTAGCACTGCTAC includes these proteins:
- the LOC111899525 gene encoding uncharacterized protein LOC111899525, with the protein product MSLSLLQGYSSPEEEEDEQRYLNSSDDDEEDERRNQDISGDRTNSNNFKKALFDPPNPSASSSLPSALVAFSEISGPPQFLNNTVGDSAEKDTDVQLWRHGRRRNRRDKNDMPEGAVMQAKAQLVGIHERVSSDAGNNTQSKVSSTKRVATATNPTAQDAADLLRMCVKCGIPKTFSNARGMVCPVCGDRPVADTNTDETSKKKGSMIKDKEKNKRMKGQSSHATWKSETEMHLRQQFD